Proteins co-encoded in one Prunus persica cultivar Lovell chromosome G6, Prunus_persica_NCBIv2, whole genome shotgun sequence genomic window:
- the LOC18775098 gene encoding protein TOC75-3, chloroplastic, whose product MFAAAPSSTYLNPKPTIIPSSARTLSPPITYATASSSRRPIIKCHLSSPSSSSSSPLSQNPKPSSTHLKTLSKALAAASTVTLIFNLGSFNGNGNSGGGGGGFGGGGGGGGDGFGGFWRRLLFGSQTAMADEPQSQEWDSHGLPANIVVQLNKLSGFKKYKVSEIFFFDRRRWTAVGSDDSFFEMVSLRAGSVYTKAQLQKELESLANCGMFEKVDLEGKTNPDGTLGVTISFTESTWQSADKFRCINVGLMPQSKPSEMDPDMTDKEKLEYFRNQEKDYKRRIDRARPCLLPAPVQREVLLMLREQGKVSARLLQKIRDRVQKWYQDEGYACAQVVNFGNLNTKEVVCEVVEGDITQLLIQFQDKLGNFVEGNTQIPVLKRELPRQLRPGYVFNIEAGKQALRNINSLSLFSNIEVNPRPDEKNEGGIIVEIKLKELEQKTAEVNTEWSIVPGRGGYPTLASLQPGGTVTFEHRNLNGLNRSILGTVNTTNFCNPQDDLAFKLEYVHPYLDGVYNPRNRTLRVSCFNSRKLSPVFTGGPGADEVPPIWVDRAGVKANITENFTRQSKFTYGLVMEEITTRDERSHICSNGQRVLPSGGVSEDGPPTTLSGTGIDRVAFLQSNITRDNTKFVNGAIVGQRNVFQVDQGLGVGSKFPFFNRHQLTLTRFFQLKEVEEGAGKPPPPVLVLHGHYGGCVGDLPSYDAFTLGGPYSVRGYSMGEIGAARNILELAAELRIPVKGTHVYAFAEHGNDLGSSKDVKGNPTEVYRRMGHGSAYGVGVKIGLVRAEYAVDHNSGSGAVFFRFGERF is encoded by the exons ATGTTCGCAGCGGCGCCCTCCTCCACCTACCTCAACCCCAAGCCCACCATCATTCCCTCCTCTGCCCGCACCCTATCCCCACCCATAACCTACGCCACCGCCTCCAGCAGCCGCCGCCCAATCATCAAGTGCCACCTTTCATcgccttcttcttcctcttcctcacccctttcccaaaaccctaaaccctccTCCACCCACCTCAAAACCCTCTCCAAAGCCCTTGCAGCAGCGTCCACAGTCACCCTTATCTTCAATTTAGGATCTTTCAACGGAAACGGCAATTCCGGCGGCGGAGGAGGTGGGTTTGGGGGCGGAGGCGGTGGAGGCGGAGATGGGTTCGGTGGGTTCTGGAGGAGGCTTTTGTTTGGGTCGCAGACGGCCATGGCGGACGAGCCACAGTCCCAAGAGTGGGACTCGCATGGGTTACCAGCCAACATTGTGGTTCAGCTCAACAAGCTCAGTGGATTCAAGAAATACAAGGTCTCAGagatctttttctttgatcGGAGACGGTGGACCGCAGTGGGCAGCGATGACTCGTTCTTCGAGATGGTGTCTTTGAGAGCTGGATCGGTTTACACCAAAGCCCAGTTGCAGAAAGAGCTAGAGTCTTTAGCCAATTGCGGTATGTTCGAGAAGGTCGACTTGGAAGGCAAAACCAACCCAGATGGGACTTTGGGTGTGACGATTTCGTTTACAGAGAGTACATGGCAGTCGGCTGATAAGTTTCGATGCATCAATGTGGGTCTAATGCCGCAGTCCAAGCCCAGCGAAATGGACCCGGATATGACTGATAAGGAAAAGCTCGAGTATTTTAGGAACCAAGAGAAGGATTATAAGAGAAGGATTGATAGGGCGAGGCCCTGTTTGTTGCCAGCGCCTGTGCAGAGAGAGGTGTTGCTGATGTTGAGAGAACAAGGGAAAGTGAGTGCTAGGCTGTTGCAGAAGATAAGGGACCGGGTTCAGAAGTGGTACCAGGATGAAGGGTATGCATGTGCCCAGGTGGTGAATTTTGGGAACTTGAACACCAAGGAGGTGGTTTGTGAAGTTGTAGAAGGGGATATTACGCAGCTGCTTATTCAGTTCCAGGATAAACTTGGGAATTTTGTCGAAGGGAACACGCAGATCCCCGTGTTGAAGAGAGAATTGCCCAGACAG CTTCGACCAGGTTATGTTTTTAACATAGAAGCTGGGAAACAAGCTCTGAGGAACATAAACTCCCTATCTTTGTTTTCAAACATTGAAGTGAACCCACGGCCTGACGAGAAGAATGAAGGAGGGATAATTGTTGAAATAAAGCTTAAAGAACTAGAACAGAAGACAGCTGAAGTTAACACTGAGTGGAGCATTGTTCCTGGACGTGGAGGTTATCCCACTTTG GCTTCACTGCAGCCTGGTGGAACTGTTACATTTGAACATAGGAATCTCAATGGACTCAATAGATCTATTCTTGGGACAGTAAACACCACCAACTTCTGTAATCCTCAG GACGATCTTGCTTTTAAGCTCGAGTACGTGCATCCATATCTGGATGGCGTGTACAATCCACGCAATCGTACTCTCCGTGTAAGCTGCTTCAACAGCCGAAAACTGAGTCCAGTCTTCACTGGTGGGCCAGGGGCTGATGAAGTTCCCCCTATATGGGTTGATCGAGCTGGCGTTAAGGCTAATATAACAGAG AATTTCACCCGTCAAAGCAAATTCACTTATGGACTTGTAATGGAAGAGATAACTACACGCGATGAACGCAGTCATATCTGTTCAAATGGCCAAAGAGTGTTGCCCAGTGGAGGAGTCAGTGAAGATGGACCTCCAACAACTCTCAGCGGTACAGGCATTGACCGTGTGGCATTTTTACAATCAAATATCACTCGCGATAACACCAAGTTTGTGAATGGAGCTATAGTTGGTCAGAGGAATGTGTTTCAG GTCGACCAAGGCCTTGGTGTCGGCAGCAAGTTTCCATTCTTCAACCGTCACCAGCTAACATTAACAAGATTTTTCCAGCTGAAGGAAGTCGAGGAAGGTGCTGGtaaaccaccaccacctgtGCTTGTACTTCATGGGCACTACGGTGGCTGTGTGGGAGACCTCCCAAGTTATGATGCCTTTACCCTTGGGGGTCCATATTCTGTGAGGGGTTACAGCATGGGTGAGATAGGCGCAGCTAGAAACATCCTTGAG CTTGCAGCCGAGCTACGGATACCTGTGAAAGGAACGCATGTATATGCATTTGCAGAACATGGAAATGATCTAGGAAGTTCCAAGGACGTCAAGGGTAACCCAACAGAGGTATACAGGCGAATGGGTCATGGGTCAGCATATGGTGTTGGAGTCAAGATAGGTCTAGTAAGAGCTGAGTATGCTGTCGATCATAACTCCGGCTCAGGTGCAGTATTCTTCCGATTCGGTGAGAGATTTTGA
- the LOC18775462 gene encoding transcription factor PCL1, whose product MGEEVRMSEYEGGGSGGDDGDDETRVLEWEAGLPSADDLTPLSQPLIPIELASAFSISPEPCRTAVDVNRASQKTVSTLRGAAHSQGFSSNYKSFDENRSDDVEPMVVEVDENDRYGNAGSDSRKSRKIDCTEEADSALRTENFSADDTSARTLKRPRLVWTPQLHKRFVDVVAHLGIKNAVPKTIMQLMNVEGLTRENVASHLQKYRLYLKRMQGLSGDVGPSSSDQLFASTPVPQSLHQESGGGSSQAGQSHGHGNGQFSFSMPYPPTMMPMPVLGLTHGHGHMGMPGGGYHGFESHHYNMGSMVSYPHGAPNDK is encoded by the coding sequence ATGGGTGAAGAGGTGAGGATGAGCGAGTACGAAGGCGGTGGCAGTGGCGGCGACGACGGCGACGACGAGACTCGAGTTCTCGAGTGGGAGGCGGGGCTGCCGAGCGCCGACGATCTCACGCCGTTATCTCAGCCGTTGATCCCAATCGAGCTCGCTTCTGCCTTCAGCATCTCGCCGGAGCCGTGCCGTACAGCCGTCGACGTCAACCGCGCGTCGCAGAAGACGGTCTCGACGCTCCGCGGCGCCGCTCACTCTCAGGGCTTCTCTTCGAACTACAAGTCGTTTGACGAGAACCGCAGCGACGACGTCGAGCCGATGGTCGTCGAGGTCGACGAGAACGACCGGTACGGCAACGCCGGATCCGATTCAAGAAAGTCGCGGAAGATTGATTGTACGGAGGAGGCCGATTCGGCGCTGAGGACCGAGAATTTCTCGGCCGACGACACGTCGGCGCGGACGCTGAAGCGGCCGAGGCTCGTGTGGACCCCGCAGCTGCACAAGCGGTTCGTGGACGTGGTGGCCCACCTGGGGATCAAGAACGCGGTGCCCAAAACGATTATGCAGCTGATGAACGTTGAAGGCTTGACCCGAGAAAATGTGGCGAGCCACTTGCAGAAGTATCGGCTCTACTTGAAGAGGATGCAGGGGTTATCGGGCGACGTTGGGCCGTCGTCTTCGGACCAGCTTTTCGCGTCGACGCCGGTGCCGCAGAGCTTGCATCAAGAGTCGGGTGGCGGGTCGAGTCAGGCGGGTCAGAGCCACGGGCATGGAAATGGGCAGTTTTCGTTTTCTATGCCTTACCCGCCTACAATGATGCCCATGCCGGTTCTCGGGTTGACCCACGGGCACGGGCACATGGGCATGCCGGGTGGTGGGTACCATGGGTTCGAGTCGCACCATTACAACATGGGTTCGATGGTTTCGTATCCACATGGTGCTCCAAATGACAAATGA
- the LOC18775222 gene encoding uncharacterized protein LOC18775222 isoform X2 has protein sequence MHGLALPLTPHPQPHTLFFFNLSSTSRSLLYLQNRPKTSIPIFGKADLNLLVFSSRSSTPSFSNFNRKRGRFVTLLRASRRESPYQVLGVSPSATNDEIKRAYRKLALKYHPDVNKEANAQEKFMRIKHAYNTLLSSKSRGKYDSNFGSDYSYSSSQRSQSKNSQDEEEFYGFEDFFKDLQEEFQNWEASASSQGKPKSLWEELGEIGEEFVEFLEKELNITDPEVEENNNKEGNPFRSSGTQRTGSGNQNEAGKGSSIEENIDEIEATLAQLKKELGL, from the exons ATGCATGGATTGGCTCTGCCTCTGACACCACATCCACAGCCACAcaccctcttcttcttcaacctcTCTTCGACTTCAAGATCTCTGCTTTACCTACAAAACCGACCCAAAACTTCGATACCCATTTTCGGAAAAGCTGACTTGAACCTCCTCGTGTTCTCTTCTCGGTCTTCCACTCCaagtttctccaatttcaATAGGAAAAGAGGGCGCTTTGTTACCCTTCTGAGAGCGAGCCGCAGAGAGTCTCCTTACCAAGTTTTGGGTGTGTCTCCTTCTGCAACTAACGATGAGATCAAAAGGGCTTATCGGAAACTTGCTCTTAAGTATCATCCTGATGTTAATAAGGAG GCAAATGCCCAGGAGAAATTTATGAGGATTAAACATGCCTATAATACATTGTTGAGTTCTAAATCTCGGGGAAAATATGACTCGAATTTCGGATCTGACTATTCCTATTCTTCTTCTCAAAGAAGCCAAAGTAAGAACTCTCAAGATGAAGAAGAGTTTTATGGATTCG AGGACTTCTTTAAAGACCTTCAAGAAGAATTCCAGAACTGGGAAGCAAGCGCTTCTTCACAAGGAAAACCGAAGAGTCTATGGGAGGAATTGGGC GAGATTGGAGAAGAATTTGTGGAATTTCTTGAGAAAGAACTCAACATAACGGATCCAgaagttgaagaaaataacaataaggAAGGCAATCCTTTCAGAAGTTCTGGGACACAGAGAACTGGAAGTGGTAATCAAAATGAAGCCGGTAAGGGGAGCAGCATCGAGGAGAATATTGACGAGATAGAAGCTACTCTTGCCCAGTTAAAAAAGGAATTGGGATTATAG
- the LOC18772541 gene encoding uncharacterized protein LOC18772541, translated as MGMATTSISLSPPTFSHFLKPSHCQFLRTQKPCLPFASPTKKSIIFHNPHDNFTQKSTPIWQIYATSGEAVPAEAIPLETSQQIVSTGDEDGVSITISVLLFIAFVGLSVLTIGVIYLGVTDFLQKREREKLEKDEATNKKKSGKKRRVRARAGPKGFGQKVTIDDDDDDD; from the exons ATGGGCATGGCTACCACATCCATATCTCTATCCCCACCAACTTTTTCCCATTTTCTCAAGCCAAGCCATTGTCAATTTCTAAGAACCCAGAAACCATGTTTGCCTTTTGcttcaccaaccaaaaagaGCATAATTTTCCACAACCCACATGataatttcacccaaaaaagcaCCCCAATTTGGCAAATCTATGCAACCTCTGGTGAAGCTGTGCCTGCAGAAGCCATCCCACTTGAGACTTCCCAGCAGATAGTGTCCACTGGTGATGAGGATGGTGTTTCTATCACCATCTctgttcttcttttcattgctTTTGTTGGTCTATCTGTTCTCACCATTGGG GTTATCTACCTAGGTGTGACAGATTTTCTgcagaagagggagagagagaagcttgAGAAAGATGAGGCAACtaacaagaagaagagtgGAAAGAAGAGGAGGGTGAGAGCAAGGGCTGGGCCTAAAGGATTTGGGCAAAAGGTTActattgatgatgatgacgatgatgaCTGA
- the LOC18775222 gene encoding uncharacterized protein LOC18775222 isoform X1 yields MHGLALPLTPHPQPHTLFFFNLSSTSRSLLYLQNRPKTSIPIFGKADLNLLVFSSRSSTPSFSNFNRKRGRFVTLLRASRRESPYQVLGVSPSATNDEIKRAYRKLALKYHPDVNKEANAQEKFMRIKHAYNTLLSSKSRGKYDSNFGSDYSYSSSQRSQSKNSQDEEEFYGFGNFLRDVQITIEDFFKDLQEEFQNWEASASSQGKPKSLWEELGEIGEEFVEFLEKELNITDPEVEENNNKEGNPFRSSGTQRTGSGNQNEAGKGSSIEENIDEIEATLAQLKKELGL; encoded by the exons ATGCATGGATTGGCTCTGCCTCTGACACCACATCCACAGCCACAcaccctcttcttcttcaacctcTCTTCGACTTCAAGATCTCTGCTTTACCTACAAAACCGACCCAAAACTTCGATACCCATTTTCGGAAAAGCTGACTTGAACCTCCTCGTGTTCTCTTCTCGGTCTTCCACTCCaagtttctccaatttcaATAGGAAAAGAGGGCGCTTTGTTACCCTTCTGAGAGCGAGCCGCAGAGAGTCTCCTTACCAAGTTTTGGGTGTGTCTCCTTCTGCAACTAACGATGAGATCAAAAGGGCTTATCGGAAACTTGCTCTTAAGTATCATCCTGATGTTAATAAGGAG GCAAATGCCCAGGAGAAATTTATGAGGATTAAACATGCCTATAATACATTGTTGAGTTCTAAATCTCGGGGAAAATATGACTCGAATTTCGGATCTGACTATTCCTATTCTTCTTCTCAAAGAAGCCAAAGTAAGAACTCTCAAGATGAAGAAGAGTTTTATGGATTCG GTAATTTTTTGAGGGATGTTCAAATAACAATAG AGGACTTCTTTAAAGACCTTCAAGAAGAATTCCAGAACTGGGAAGCAAGCGCTTCTTCACAAGGAAAACCGAAGAGTCTATGGGAGGAATTGGGC GAGATTGGAGAAGAATTTGTGGAATTTCTTGAGAAAGAACTCAACATAACGGATCCAgaagttgaagaaaataacaataaggAAGGCAATCCTTTCAGAAGTTCTGGGACACAGAGAACTGGAAGTGGTAATCAAAATGAAGCCGGTAAGGGGAGCAGCATCGAGGAGAATATTGACGAGATAGAAGCTACTCTTGCCCAGTTAAAAAAGGAATTGGGATTATAG
- the LOC18771923 gene encoding pentatricopeptide repeat-containing protein At5g59600: protein MSMRRFKGQILPATLQNNPIIHRPFQSTPDYYTKLIETYARDRELHPARLLHAHLITIGSARSTHLASKLIALYAACGQIAHARKVFDKIPQTNIRRWFALIGAYARCGFYQQAIDVFWEMQRKVSRPNKIVIPSVLKACGHLSDLKTGKKIHAVVLRFSFEFDAFVSSALIDMYSKNGRVEKAQQVFDMMVEKDSVALNAMVSGFAQHGLAREALRLVEKMQLLGLKPNLITWNSLVSGFSQKGDEALAYRIFNLMQVNGIEPDVVSWTSVISGFVQNFQNNKAFHTFKQMLSHGLCPTSNTISSLLPACAAVTDVKRGKEIHAYALAIGVEEDVYVRSALVDMYAKCGFIYEAKALFCKMSQKNTVTWNSMIFGYANHGYCNEAIELFNQMKMEDDKKLDYLTFMAVLTACCHAGMIELGESLFYLMQERYGIVPRLEHFACMVDLLGRAGKLTEAYDMIKAMPMEPDLFVWGALLGACRNYGNIDLAEVAAKHLSELEPESAGNNLLLSSLYADSGSWGNVARLKKMMMKNKLRKLPGRSWMEAA from the coding sequence ATGTCAATGCGTCGTTTCAAAGGCCAGATACTCCCAGCGACTCTCCAGAACAACCCCATCATCCACCGTCCATTTCAATCAACGCCTGATTACTACACAAAGCTGATCGAAACCTACGCTCGTGATCGAGAATTGCACCCGGCGAGACTTCTCCACGCCCATTTAATCACCATTGGCTCTGCTCGCTCGACCCATTTGGCTTCCAAGCTCATCGCTTTGTACGCTGCCTGCGGCCAAATAGCCCATGCTCGTAAAGTGTTCGACAAAATTCCCCAAACGAACATACGCCGCTGGTTTGCTCTCATTGGAGCCTATGCTCGTTGTGGGTTTTATCAGCAGGCAATCGATGTGTTCTGGGAGATGCAAAGAAAGGTTTCAAGGCCCAACAAGATTGTTATCCCCagtgttctcaaagcatgtgGACACCTCTCTGATCTTAAAACCGGTAAGAAAATACACGCCGTGGTGCTCCGCTTCTCGTTTGAATTTGATGCTTTTGTTAGCAGTGCGCTCATTGATATGTACTCAAAGAATGGGCGGGTGGAGAAGGCACAACAAGTTTTCGATATGATGGTGGAGAAAGATTCGGTGGCTTTGAATGCTATGGTTTCGGGGTTTGCTCAACATGGTTTGGCTAGAGAAGCATTGCGTTTGGTGGAGAAAATGCAGCTACTGGGATTAAAGCCCAATTTGATAACTTGGAACAGTTTGGTTTCTGGGTTTTCACAGAAGGGTGATGAAGCATTGGCGTATCGAATTTTTAACCTAATGCAGGTTAACGGGATTGAGCCTGATGTTGTATCTTGGACTTCGGTTATATCTGGGTTTGTGCAGAACTTTCAGAACAACAAAGCTTTTCATACATTCAAGCAAATGTTGAGTCATGGACTCTGTCCAACTTCGAATACTATTAGTAGCCTCTTGCCTGCTTGTGCAGCTGTGACGGATGTGAAGCGTGGGAAGGAGATTCATGCCTACGCATTGGCGATAGGAGTTGAAGAAGATGTATATGTGAGGAGTGCTCTTGTTGACATGTATGCAAAATGCGGATTTATATACGAAGCAAAGGCATTGTTTTGCAAGATGTCTCAAAAGAACACGGTGACATGGAATTCGATGATTTTTGGATATGCGAATCATGGGTATTGTAATGAAGCAATCGAGCTTTTCAACCAGATGAAGATGGAAGACGATAAGAAACTTGATTACCTGACTTTCATGGCAGTTCTCACAGCTTGTTGTCATGCCGGAATGATCGAACTTGGAGAAAGCTTGTTCTATTTGATGCAGGAAAGGTATGGGATCGTGCCAAGACTAGAACATTTTGCATGCATGGTTGATCTTCTAGGTCGAGCAGGGAAACTCACTGAGGCTTATGATATGATTAAGGCAATGCCTATGGAGCCAGATTTGTTTGTATGGGGAGCGTTACTGGGAGCATGTCGGAATTATGGAAATATAGATCTTGCTGAAGTAGCAGCAAAGCATTTGTCGGAGTTAGAGCCGGAGAGTGCAGGTAACAATTTGCTGTTGTCAAGTCTGTATGCTGATTCTGGCAGTTGGGGGAATGTTGCAAGgttgaagaaaatgatgatgaaAAACAAGTTAAGGAAACTTCCAGGACGCAGTTGGATGGAAGCTGCCTGA
- the LOC18773001 gene encoding pumilio homolog 1: protein MLSEIGRRPMLAGNEGSFGDEFEKEIGMLLREQRRQEVDDRESELNIFRSGSAPPTVEGSLNAVGGLFAAGGGGGGGGAAAFSDFPGAKNGFASEEELRSDPAYLQYYYSNVNLNPRLPPPLLSKEDWRFAQRMKGGGSSVLGGIGDRRKVNRADDASQRSLFSMPPGFNSRKQESEVEPDKVRGSAEWGVDGLIGLPGLGLGNKQKSLAEIFQDDLGRASPVSGLPSRPASRNAFDENVDGSAEADLAHLRRDVMASDGLRSSANGQGSSAAQSMGPPSSYSYAAALGASLSRSTTPDPQLVARAPSPCLTPIGGGRVGTSEKRGISSPSSFNAVSSGINESGDLVGPFSSMNLSANGVIDDENHLPSQIKQDVDDHQNYLFGLQGGESHARQLTYLKKSESGHMHMPSVPHSAKGSYSDLGKSNGGGPDFSNSSSDRQVELQKAAVSSNNLYLKGSPTSNHNGGGSLHPQYQQVDTANSSFSNYGLSGYSMNPALASMVASQLGTGNLPPLFESAMGSPGMDSRVLGGGMASGPNLAAAASESHNLGRLGSPIAGSGLQAPFVDPMYLQYLRTSEYAAAQLAALNDPSVDRNYLGNSYMNLLELQKAYLGALLSPQKSQYGVPLGGKSAGSNHHGYYGNPAFGVGMSYPGSPMASPVIPNSPVGPGSPMRHNELNMCFPSGMRNLAGGVMGPWHLDGGGNIDESFASSLLEEFKSNKAKSFELSEIGGHVVEFSADQYGSRFIQQKLETATTEEKNMVYQEIMPQALALMTDVFGNYVIQKFFEHGLQSQRRELANKLFGHVLTLSLQMYGCRVIQKAIEVVDLDQKIKMVEELDGNVMRCVRDQNGNHVIQKCIECVPEDAVHFIVSTFFDQVVTLSTHPYGCRVIQRVLEHCNDMNTQSKVMDEILGAVSMLAQDQYGNYVVQHVLEHGKPHERSAIIKELAGKIVQMSQQKFASNVVEKCLTFGGPAERELLVNEMLGTTDENEPLQAMMKDQFANYVVQKVLETCDDQQRELILSRIKVHLNALKKYTYGKHIVARVEKLVAAGERRIAAQSSHPA, encoded by the exons ATGTTGTCTGAAATAGGAAGAAGACCAATGCTTGCAGGTAACGAGGGGTCCTTTGGTGACGAATTTGAGAAGGAGATAGGTATGTTGCTCAGGGAGCAGCGCAGGCAAGAGGTTGATGATCGTGAAAGCGAGCTGAATATATTTAGAAGTGGATCAGCACCTCCAACTGTGGAGGGTTCTTTGAATGCAGTGGGAGGGTTGTTTGCTGCtggtggcggtggcggtggcggtggtgCCGCCGCCTTTTCGGATTTTCCTGGAGCTAAAAATGGGTTTGCGTCTGAAGAGGAGCTTAGGTCCGATCCTGCTTATCTCCAATACTATTACTCGAATGTGAATCTGAATCCGCGGCTTCCACCTCCATTGCTGTCAAAGGAGGATTGGAGGTTTGCGCAAAGGATGAAAGGAGGAGGGAGTTCTGTATTGGGTGGAATTGGAGACAGGAGGAAAGTGAATAGGGCTGATGATGCTAGTCAAAGATCGTTGTTTTCGATGCCGCCAGGTTTTAACTCGAGGAAACAAGAGAGCGAGGTTGAGCCGGACAAAGTACGTGGCTCAGCAGAGTGGGGTGTTGATGGACTGATTGGTTTGCCAGGTTTAGGACTTGGTAACAAACAAAAGAGCCTAGCTGAAATCTTTCAG GATGACTTGGGGCGTGCATCTCCTGTTTCTGGGCTTCCTTCTCGTCCAGCCAGCCGTAATGCATTTGATGAAAATGTAGATGGTTCTGCTGAAGCTGATCTAGCTCATTTGCGCCGTGACGTGATGGCTTCTGATGGTCTACGATCTAGTGCAAATGGTCAGGGCTCATCTGCAGCCCAAAGTATGGGCCCACCTTCTTCTTACTCATATGCTGCAGCTCTAGGTGCTTCATTGTCAAGAAGCACCACTCCTGATCCTCAACTTGTCGCTAGGGCTCCTAGTCCTTGCCTTACACCAATTGGAGGAGGAAGAGTTGGTACTTCAGAAAAGAGAGGCATTAGTAGTCCGAGCTCCTTCAATGCTGTCTCATCTGGCATCAATGAGTCTGGAGATCTGGTGGGGCCTTTTTCAAGCATGAACTTGTCTGCAAATGGTGTAATagatgatgaaaaccatttgcCATCACAGATCAAACAAGATGTTGATGATCACCAGAATTATCTCTTTGGTTTGCAAGGTGGTGAGAGTCATGCCAGGCAACTAACATACCTAAAGAAGTCTGAATCTGGGcatatgcatatgccatcTGTTCCACACTCAGCAAAAGGTTCATACTCGGATTTGGGTAAGAGCAATGGTGGTGGGCCGGATTTTAGTAACTCATCGTCTGATAGGCAAGTTGAACTACAAAAAGCTGCAGTTTCTTCAAATAACTTGTATTTAAAAGGATCCCCCACATCCAATCATAATGGTGGTGGCAGCTTGCATCCTCAGTATCAGCAAGTAGATACCGCAAACTCGTCATTTTCAAACTATGGTCTAAGTGGGTATTCTATGAATCCTGCATTGGCATCCATGGTGGCTAGCCAACTTGGCACTGGTAATCTTCCACCCTTGTTCGAATCAGCTATGGGATCCCCTGGGATGGATTCAAGAGTGCTTGGAGGAGGTATGGCTTCTGGACCAAACCTAGCAGCTGCTGCATCTGAATCACATAATCTTGGTAGATTAGGGAGTCCAATTGCAGGGAGTGGTCTTCAAGCTCCTTTTGTCGATCCTATGTATCTTCAATACTTGAGGACATCTGAGTATGCTGCAGCACAGCTTGCTGCTCTTAATGACCCCTCCGTGGATAGGAACTACTTGGGTAATTCATACATGAATTTACTTGAACTTCAAAAGGCGTATCTTGGAGCCTTGCTTTCACCACAGAAGTCACAGTATGGTGTTCCGTTGGGGGGCAAGTCTGCTGGTTCTAATCATCATGGTTATTACGGGAATCCTGCATTTGGTGTAGGCATGTCTTATCCTGGAAGTCCCATGGCAAGTCCTGTTATTCCTAACTCTCCAGTTGGACCAGGTAGTCCTATGAGGCACAATGAGCTTAATATGTGTTTTCCTTCTGGGATGAGGAATTTGGCTGGGGGTGTCATGGGACCCTGGCACCTGGATGGTGGCGGTAACATAGATGAAAGCTTTGCATCTTCACTCTTAGAAGAGTTTAAGAGCAATAAAGCGAAGTCTTTTGAACTTTCAGAAATTGGTGGACATGTTGTGGAATTCAG TGCGGATCAGTATGGGAGTCGGTTTATTCaacaaaaacttgaaacaGCCACTacagaagagaaaaacatGGTTTATCAAGAAATTATGCCTCAAGCGCTTGCTCTAATGACTGATGTGTTTGGTAATTATGTGATTCAAAAG TTTTTTGAGCATGGACTTCAATCTCAGAGAAGGGAATTGGCCAACAAGCTTTTTGGTCATGTACTGACACTTAGCCTTCAAATGTATGGTTGTCGGGTGATCCAGAAG GCAATAGAAGTTGTTGATCTGGACCAAAAGATCAAAATGGTTGAAGAACTTGACGGTAATGTTATGCGCTGTGTACGTGATCAGAATGGGAACCATGTCATCCAGAAGTGTATTGAATGTGTTCCTGAAGACGCTGTTCATTTTATTGTCTCAACGTTTTTTGATCAAGTTGTGACCCTTTCCACCCATCCATATGGTTGCCGTGTGATACAG AGAGTGCTTGAGCACTGCAATGATATGAATACACAGAGTAAAGTTATGGACGAGATATTGGGAGCTGTTAGCATGTTGGCACAAGATCAGTATGGCAATTATGTTGTTCAG cATGTCCTCGAGCATGGAAAACCTCATGAGCGTTCTGCTATCATAAAAGAATTAGCTGGGAAGATAGTCCAAATGAGTCAACAGAAGTTTGCCTCCAATGTAGTTGAGAAGTGTTTAACTTTTGGCGGTCCCGCTGAACGTGAATTACTAGTGAATGAGATGCTTGGCACTACCGATGAAAACGAGCCTCTTCAG GCAATGATGAAGGATCAATTTGCGAACTATGTTGTACAAAAAGTGTTGGAGACTTGTGATGACCAACAACGTGAACTGATTCTTTCGCGAATTAAAGTTCATTTGAATGCATTGAAGAAATACACTTATGGGAAGCATATTGTTGCTCGTGTAGAGAAACTTGTTGCTGCCGGGG AAAGGAGAATTGCTGCTCAGTCTTCGCACCCTGCTTAG